The window ATTAAACATGAATTacatttacaaatatatagatGTAGACACTATCTAATTACATAAATGAAATAGATAACACACAAATTGGTTCACGTGAGTTGTGCCATACTAGCAAAGCAAATCTGATCACTGTTTATGCAGATAAACTCTCAACCAATCCCATTGCCGCGcgcctttatttttttaaacattaacgGCTTTCACTGAGCCAATCAGCTTAAAGACCCTTTTCAGCCAATCAAAATCAGGTAAATTCAAAAAATGTAATTCACATTCCTCCCCTCAGGTTTTGTGTGTGGTCTTCAATCAGGTCCGCCCATACTGCATATAAGcagcagctgcacagctgttaccTCATTAGCTGGTTGTAGTTCTTCAAGTTTTAAGAATGACTGGTCGCGGCAAAGGAGGAAAAGGGCTCGGGAAAGGCGGTGCCAAGAGGCACAGGAAGGTTCTTCGTGACAATATCCAAGGCATTACCAAACCAGCGATCCGCCGCCTGGCTCGCAGAGGAGGAGTGAAGCGCATCTCCGGCCTTATCTATGAAGAGACCCGTGGGGTGCTCAAGGTTTTCCTGGAGAATGTGATCCGGGACGCGGTCACCTACACCGAGCACGCCAAGAGGAAGACAGTCACCGCTATGGACGTGGTGTATGCGCTCAAGCGCCAGGGCCGCACTCTGTACGGATTCGGAGGCTAAACGGTGACACTTCTTACCAACGGAGGCGGAATTCACATACAATTAACCTAAAGGCCCTTTTAAGGGCCACCCACATTCTCCTGTATAGAGCTCTGGTTACACCTCCATCCTCTTCTAACCCGTTTTCATGTTACTTTCTCTGACGTGACGGATTTAATATTGGTAACAGGTTAAAGAAAGATAGAATTCACAACAGAACTAGCCAAGGTATGTGACCGCATTTCGTTAGAGCGCTTTATTTACTATTTTCTACGACCTTTTCATGTACACGTGAGATATATACACTGCTATACTCCCTGTATACTATGAACTGCTCATACATAAATCAAACTATCTACAAATATTAGTTTAACGGTTTGATATAGCTTTCTCTGCCCTTGACTGATTTAAATGAGTGCTTGTTTGTTCCATATACACATGGTGTACATTACACATTTGTACAGTCTGCAAAGGAACATGTATCTGATCAACGCATTACTTGTATTTATTTACACTGCTAAGAAAAGAGATtacctttgttttatatatttaccTAAATCAATGACAATGTTTAAGCATTAATTAGTGTATATTATATTGCTGTCATGTTATTTATGCGCTTAAAACAGAGTCCCCAAAACAAATGCTTCATATAATAGTCACTCATTCTATGTTCCATTCAATAGTCCCATATATTGGGCTTCGTGTATCAGCATTTGTTAAGGAAACAATGGacgattttattttattttttagcattttttgtgACTTTCTGATTCTTTTGTCACAACTGTAAATCACATAAATATTGatcgtgtttttttttgtttttgaatcTACGAACATAAATGCAACCACACATTTCATGTGTAAAAAACATCGGGTTGACTTAGGTGGGGGCTGAAAATGGCAGATGCCACATGTCCCATACAAACTATACAGGGGAAAAGGCAGCAGCACCAAAATAAAGGCAACAAAACACAAATGTATAACACACATTAATAAGAAACACTTTGGTCTTCCTTACTTTTGTGAACTAGATTTCTAAATCAAGCTGTTCAattaatttaatatttttttttcactcaCACAGCCTCTCAAGTTGGAATCTTATCTTAGACGTGTGTCCTTAGTTATCAGAAGACCAGAAAGTTACCACGATATCAAGGCAATCAATAAAGAGAATATCAATCAATAAATAGAGGTATCAATCAATAAAGAGAATTTATTCTGGCCGGAGCCAGCACCGCACAACATCACAACCCGCTTACACTCTCCAAAACGGGAATACATTCCTCAATGCTCCACCTCACATCCGCAGAGGCCCTGTTCGCTTTCTTGTGGAGGGgccgctgtcacgggagaccaggtcttttaacatatttataccggatcattcaataggcaaaataaggcagtgaaataaaatggggtttatttgaaaAAAACCTCGGAAATACAACAAACTCAAaagacaaatacacacatactggggtctggggattgAGATCAAGCCTTTCTTACATGTGCAGAGTGTGAccggcaagggtaaccaggctatataataaaggttaagccctatGGTTACCCTTGAGTCCCTGACCAttagccagcactataagccaggggccaggtattgTTACATGCAGAGTTAAAGTgagccctgcttttccactttccacgttccctttaccccagaatCGTGAAACTTGCTGTGcataagttttaggtgggatatttggtaagaatgcaattcttttgtttgcaggagtttggggaccAGAGCTACTGTTAGTACCTTCATTCTACCTGGTGAGCAGGCATGATATATGCGGGTACGCAGGTGGAATTACACTGGGGCTGCCCCGTGTCCCCCACACTCCTAGTTTTCAAGCCCTGATATCTCATTCCTATGTCGCCTACAGTCACCGCTCGGGCATCTGcataaggtgccagcaagtctgcttagagtccgtagttcaaaggggagacAGGATGTTGAAAGGTGTCTTGGTGCTAAGTGGATGGGGCAGGGAGGAGtactgagtccggagaacagagaccccctgcagggAGGCCgctctgatctgccagacttaggctgcgtccatagatggacaagcggcgctgaggcgtgcggacggtcagcgctgagcccctgcatcctcaatgaggatgccttgagagggggcttacgcgagcgtccgcaggcgtgctcaggctttggagttttcagccgagcgccaaactgtttttcagcgcgctgtcggctgaaaacatcctaTCAGCcataagcagcgtcaacgtcacggcgccgtgacattgacgtcagtgcgtcacgggcgattggcccagcgatgtcactgccccgcctccaaccacctccccccggctcccttcgcgcatgcTGGCTGGCCTGCAAGtctgtgcaatcgcgctgactgaagcaggcgagcctcagcgttagcgcgcctccgctctccccacacctctatggcccgggccttagtggagcctgcctagtaggtggcaatgggttgaccatagaaagcggcagaatgtcggtgcatttcccattggtcgattcatatgtcccgcccatgGGGCATCCTGAGACGGCTCGACACGCCCCCTCCTCTAAcagccaagagacgagcccctgtttcttttttttttttttaacttcaattttATTGGTTTTTAAATACACGGCATAAAGACATCTCGTAAATGTAACAATTTCTGGTAACTCCAGACAGTCTTAACACATTTGAAAGAAGAATGGATAGTGCGATGCTCAAATACCGTGTGTGCACATATACATATTTGTAATGAAAAAGATAGTCCAGAGATAGGAATTGTATTTAGTCCATAGGCTCACATATGTAGCATCATCGTATTTATAAAtataaagacctagcggtcagtctgccTGACTACCGCAAAAGATGGTCAGTATTGCACATCCCACCCTTAGTATACATACATCCCCATAGGGGTATCAAGTAATAAAATGAGGGCTAATGCCCATTACTTGCCCTGGGGGTATCCTGGATTCTGTAGCGCCAAAGCCGGATGAGGGTTCCTCTGCATGCACTCCTGATGTCTTGAAGCAATGAAATTAAAGGaaagcaaaggatgcactgcacCTGGAAGGTTGTTAGGAAAAAATATAGGGTGGAGCATAGTGCTGCGTCTCGGCCGCGCGACGCGGCACTGgtgagcatgcgcagtacatCTTTGAGAGCTTTTGGCGCGAAATATGGGCTATATTTGGCAGAAGGTACGTGTTTcattatacaccttgataaagtccctgcgggacgaaacgcgttggtgcggctGTTATACACCCATATGTGAGTCTATGGAATAAATACCCTcgattttattttggagtttgccctaTATTTTTTCCTAACAACCTTCCAGGTACAGTGCATCCTTTGCTTTCCTTTATTTTCATTAACACATTTGAACACTATCCTCACACCGTAGAGATATTCCTGGACATACAACATATAACAGACGGGAAGGAAAAGACAATGgggaagagaaaaaaagggggggggggtttggaggaGAGGTCACTGAGGCGCCTTATGTGTGGGTGACCTGAGTTAGCTCTTCGCTATATCCCTGTAACCACGGGTAGGAGGATTCCTGCCTTCTTCATTGTCCACGTTGGGGGTCCTCCCGCCGACCTCCATCAGAGGAGAACTCACATGTTCCTATTAGAGCCAGACgctggcattgctcaccccctgaatatctgtctgtgcctgccaaggacaaccagaccttttggaaatttgggccagtgtcgttaaccaaactcgtcaacttttccatctggcaaacaaaccaaatcctATTTCGAATTGTTTCTAATGAAGGAATTGCatcctgattccacaatgctgtgGTCTCGCACATCATGgccgttgcaaaatgtgcaattaatttgtttccCGTTCTCGATACTTCCTTTGTAGGCCTGCCTAACAGGAATagccacgggtctagctgaattgggaggcccaaaatcctctgcaaCCAATCTCTGATTTGACACCATAGGGGCGCGATTCGaggacaggaccacagcatgtgcaccagttCCCCCTGTTCCCAGCACCGTCTAGGACAAAGCGGGGAAAATCCTGGGACAAATTTAACCAATCTAACTGGAGTGAGATTCCACCTCATcagtaccttatatgagttctcctttaatgccATGCAAATCAAGCTACTGGCAGCCGCCTTGAATATTTCcatccagtcctcgtcttctagtGACCCTGCcaagtctgtctcccactgtGTCATGAATCGGGGTCTGTGTGTACCGTCTCTTTCGGCGACAACCACTTCTCTGTATAAGGCAGAAATTAGTCCCCGTGTGTCGgagccccgcacacagagcttttcaaaattggttAGTGGTGGTCTCACAGAGTGCTTAGTGTAAAATGCccagacctggaggtatctaagaaattctgtgttggggatgtccTTTTCCGACTTTAATTGGTCAAATGACTTGATAGCGTTCCTCCCCTCCAGGTCTTTCAACCTCTCAAACCCCAACTGCCTCTATAGGGTGAAATTATTGCCTTCTAACCCTtgagcaaaatctgggttaccATACAAAGGGACCATTAGAGTGTGTTTTGAGGTCAATGAGCAACTAACTTTAGCCACTTCCCAGACAGACACAGAGTTGAGTACCGAGGCCAGCGGCCTTTTCAGGTCCTTTATTCTTGATATTGGGTACCAAATTAAGTCCCTAAACTCCAGTGGGGCGCAcatctccctctccagtgccacccaccttctCAGctctgggtctgtgtgccattgtgtaatttggcataattgcgccgctttataataagataacaagcaaggtaccgccaggccCCCAGCCTCCCTAGGACTTTGCATAATTTTCGCTCTAACCCGAGGTTGCTTGTTCTTCCAAATAAACTTAAATATTGAGTCTTGCAACGCTCTAATTTCAGATCTCaccacgggtatcggaagagtctGTAACAGATACAATAATCGGGGCAGAAGGTACATCTTTACACTATATACTCTGCCAATCCATGAAATTCCATATGCGGACCAGTCCTTGAGGTCCTTCTTCAAGGCCCTCAACAGACTGGGATAATTTGCCTGATAGAGAGATGACACCTGCTTTGTGAGGTGCACCCCCAGGTACTTTATAGTTTTGGGCTGTCACTTAAATTTGAAGttaatttctattaatttctccAATTCTTTTGGGATGTCCAAACTAAGAGCCTCAGACTTTGCCCGGTTAATTTTGAAACCAGAAATCCTTTTGAATCTCCCCAGGTCGAACAGGTTGGGTAGCAAGGTAAGCAGCTTTGCAATCGTTAAAATAATGTCATCAGCATACAATGCCACTTTATGCTCTTGTGTGCGAATTTTAATTCCAGCTATATCTGGATTACTACGGATCTGTGCCGCTAGTATTTccatgcataaggcgaacaacaatggagatagagggcatccctgtcttgtaccactttcaattttaaacagctctgaggggaagccctggtggatCACTCTGGCCGCCAGAGCTGTGTACAATGCTATTATTGCCCTTATGATTTACCCCCGAACCCAAATTCCCCAAGCGTggcctccaggtatggccagtatTTCCTGtggaaggctttctccgcgtccaaGCTTAACACTAGTCCCTGGATCTTGTTGGCATTGATAAAGTCAATTATATCTACAATCCTCCTGGTATAGTCGGCCGCTTGCCTATCTCGAACAAAGCCAACCTGATCTGGGTGGATCAGCCTCGGCAGGAAAGcactattggccaataatttagaatagattttgaCATCCGAATTGATCAGAGATATCGGCTGGTAACTTTgacaatttgtgggatctttatcttttttatgaatcaaggagattgacgcctggagcatctgctctgTGAAGGGCTCCCCAGCTAGAACCCCATTAAATAGCCTAAGCATGCATGGGGCCAAGATCTCACTAAACTTCTTGTAATatagattggagaacccatccggtcCCGGGGCCTTAGAGGACTTCAGGTTTTTAACAACCTCTGTTAGCTCCTCTAACGTAAAATCTGTCTGAAGGGCCTCCACCCCGTCCAACCGCGTTAATGCTGCTTCCGTCAGGAACATCCGCAGCGCGCCGCTCGTCTTTGAGCTATGAGCCACCTGCAGCCCATTGTATAACCGTTCATAATAGgttttaaactcttccactatacgtTTGGGGTTGGATGATGTTTCTCCTGTTAGTGTCCTAATTGCATGTATGTTGTAATTTGGTTGCCTATTCCGGATTCTGTTGTGTGGGATTCTACACTGCCGATGTTGATTTGGAAAAACTGCCTTATCTCGTCCTTAACCGACTGTGCTAAGTCCGGTATCTTAATCAGCGACTCATTAAGCTTCCAATTTTCTCCTGGGCTAATCGGACTAATTTGTGTGCTCCTTAGCTCTAtcgatgcatgatccgaccatgaaatgtcatgtattttggtATCGGAAATCTGTGGAACAATTCTGTTTgacacaaagaagtggtcgaTCCTACTGTAACTCGTGAGGATGTGAGTAAAATGTGTAACTACGCTCgccagggtgttgttccctccatatatccacaAGGCTCCCTCTATGGAGCCCTTCCTGCAGAGCCGAAGCGCTcgcctttctgtctctctgctgcTTTGGGGACCTATCTATCCGTGGGTCATTAACCttattaaagtctcccgctaGATATAAATGTTATTGCCATGTGTATCTGTGGAATGGACCTCTGTGTGATCTATATGACCCTCTCCTACCCAGTTTTTGTGGCCAGCTGTAGTACCAGGACCGTCTGTATTGTCTCTTTGTTGCATCTGCGCCTCTTCTGCCTCCTCGGGGAAATCAGGTGTGGAGGACGGGATACACATATAGGGTTGACAGGGAAAACAAACATCATATATACATGAACAAGAAACCATTTTGGTCTCTGTAGACCTAGGGTTTGGTGCCCGGGGGGTACCACCTACGCCTTGGACCCTCCCTCCTACTGGTCCAGGCGCAGTAGCCGCCCATGAGTCTCTGGGACTTTGACAGAACTGCAGGCTAGACAAATGGCTCTGTCCCACCAGCGCATGCCTACGGGTGGAACTGGAggccctccacccccacccaccgGCAAATCTGAAACTATACTAACTATCTTTATTATCTGTAATTACTAACTCAATTAAACGAACTAACGATGCCAACTATACATCCTTAACTATTTGTGTATTCTATAACTGTTGAACTACCTTGGAGTATATGAAGCCTCTCATCTCTATGTGATGCacaactccccctctccctgctgagaCAAACTTCCCTaatcctcaccctctgtcttccATTCCTTCCCATCATCGCAGTCCCTCTGATCTCGCTTTATATTTTTGCCACcctgtccccaccctccctcccatttGCGTCCCCCTCTCACCGCCTCTGTGTGGGACCTGCTTGGAGAGGCATTCCTTCGGGGCCAGACCACCTTACGTTGTCCGAGTTCTGGcaatgccccctcctcccccttccccagccTCCCACAGCTCCCCGGCGGCGGAATACGCGCATCCCCACCAGAGAGTTCCCCCTCCGTCCCTCAGCTCCTCTTCCGGAGGTCGCCTGACTCTCCACCCGCGTCATCTTGCCCTCGCCGTATCTCCATTAAGGACCTCCGCCTGACGTCATCTGGAGTGTCCCCCAGGGGGCTGTCTTTAAGCGGTGGTGGGCGTGACTGAAGGCAGGCTCAGCAGACATACAGAGGGTTCGCGCCAAAACAACCTCCACCATGATCCTCTTCGCGCCTTCCCCCCTTCTTCATGGGTTCTGTGCCTCGCCGCCATTTTTGCTCAACCTGCTTTCTCTTGTTGCCTTGCCCATGTCGTCTCCTCCCAGCCTCACAGAGCCCCCATTCGTCCTCCGGGGGACAGAGCGGCTGCTGCAGCTTCTCACATGGCTCTCCCTCCAAGGCAATGCACTGTTAACGGGTTTAAAACTTTTTACAACAGCTTAACGAGGCTGGCCCTTTAAGGCTTAATTGGCACTTGGGATCCACTCCCCCGCCTTCTCTTTCCGCTTCCCGGCCGACGCGCTCACAGTCTTCCTGTCCCTCGACTGAGAAGGACACTCTTCCGGGACCTCTG is drawn from Ascaphus truei isolate aAscTru1 chromosome 18, aAscTru1.hap1, whole genome shotgun sequence and contains these coding sequences:
- the LOC142469226 gene encoding histone H4, encoding MTGRGKGGKGLGKGGAKRHRKVLRDNIQGITKPAIRRLARRGGVKRISGLIYEETRGVLKVFLENVIRDAVTYTEHAKRKTVTAMDVVYALKRQGRTLYGFGG